The sequence CGAGGTCGGGGGAGAGGTAGTCGACCCCGGTGCAGCGCGGGGCGGAGCCGGTGGCGTCCGCGGTGTCGAAGCGCAGGCGTTTGGCCTGCACGCCGGTGCGTACCTCCAGGTTGCGGCGGGTGCCCATGACGGGGTGGAGGTAGGAGACCGAGGCGGAGGAACGGGTGCCGTCGGGGCGGCAGTTGATCTGGAACCAGTTCGCGCCGCGGACGACGGTCTGCCCGGTGTTGAACGGCGTGGTGGGGATGCCCGCCGCCGCACACGCCTCCAGGAGCGCGGCGCCGCACGGATCGTGGGGCGGGACGCTGCGCAGGGTCACCGGGCCGTTGCGGCCGTGGTGGCTGCCCGGTGCGTCGTTGGTCTCCAGCCGCTGGAAGAGCGGGAAGCACTCCGCCGCGGTCCAGCCCGAACAGCCCAGCGCGGCCCATTCGTCGAGGTCCTCGGCAGGTGCCCAGAAGGCGATACAGGAGTTGTGGGACGAGCAGCCGCCGAGCACCTTGGCGCGGGCGTGCCGCATGAAGCTGTTGCCGTTCTCCTGCGGCTCGACGGGATAGTCCCAGTCGTAGCCCGAGGCGAGCAGGCCCATCCACCGGTCGAGGCGCAGGATGTTCGGATCGTCGACGTCGGACGGCCCGGCCTCCAGTACGCAGACGCTGACCTGCGGATCCTCGCTCAGCCGGGCCGCCACGACCGCGCCGGCCGTACCGCCGCCGACCACGACGTAGTCGAACGCGTCTGCCGTCTCGGGTGCGTCCATCTGGGCCTCCTGGGACATGACGTGGCCTCCGGATCAGGAAGTGGGGGGCGGCGGACCGTCCGGCGTCACCGCGGCGTGGGTCGCCAGCACCCCGGTGCGCTTGCGCTGGACGAACCAGTAGTAGGCGAAGCCACCGACGGCCACGACGCCGATGAACAAGAAGGCGCCCCAGCGCAGATACCAGTGCTGGGGGCCGGTCGCGTTGTAGACCGCGGCACGCGGCCAGGCGAGGTTGAGGGACATCGCGGCGCCCCACAGCACGGCCAGGATGTTCACCGGGAGGCCGAACCTCCCCAGGGAGAACTTCCCCTCGACCGGGCGCCATCGGCCGCGCAGCCGCTGGACCAGCATGGGCAGGGTGACCAGCAGATACGCCAGATAGATCATGATGATCGCGATACTGGTGATCACCGAGAAGATCTGCGGCTGATTGACGTTGATCAGCAGGATGGCGACCGCGACCAGACCGATGATGACGGCCGGCAGCACCGGCGTCTGGAACCGTGGGCTGACCTTGGCCAGCAGCGAGGAGGCCGGGAGGTTGTTGTCCCGGGCCATCGCATACGCCAGGCGGATGCTGGCGGTGTGCACCGCCAGCTCGCACACGGTGATCGCGATGACCACGCACCACAGCACGATCTGCCCGACGGTCGAGCCGAGCGTGGAGAGCACCACGTACTGGAGGCCGTCCACGGACAGCTCCTTGGCGTGCAGATCGGGCACCGCCAGCAGGGCGAAGAGCAGGATCAGCCCGCCGATGAGGAACGACGCCACCAGGGCGCGCAGGATCGCGCGGGGAGCGTTGCGGCCCGGGTCCTTGGACTCCTCGCCGAGGGAGGACGCCGTGTCGAAGCCGTACATCACATACGCCGAGGCCAGCGAGGCGGTCAGAAACGCGCCGAGATACCCCAGGTTCTGTCCCGCGCCCAGCCCGAAGGTCTGGGTCAGCGCGGCGGCGGGGCTGCGGGTGAGATGAGCCGCGAGCAGCACGATCAGCACGATCGCGGCGATCAGCTCGATGGCCACGCCCGCGGAGTTGATCCGCGCCATCAGCTTCACGCCGAAGGCGTTGATCAGGGTGGTGAAGGCGACCAGGACGGTGCCGAGCAGGACGGCGTTGGCCGCCGCATCGGTCTTTCCGGTGCCGTTGCCGATGAACTGGAACCACGACGAGATCTGCGGCAGCGTCACCTGATACGCCAGCGCCACCGCCGACAGCGACACCATCGAGGCCGTCAGCATCATCCAGCCGCCCAGCCAGCCCACATGGGGACCGCCCAGCTGCTTGGCCCAGTTGTAGATGGAGCCCGCCACCGGGTACCGCGCGGCGAGCTCACAGAAGCACAGCGCCACCATCAGCTGGCCGAGGAAGACCATCGGCCACGACCACCAGTACGCCGGGCCGCCGTGGCTCACGCCGAAGTAGAACAGCTGGAAGGTGCCGGTGAGGATGGAGATATAGCTGATACCGGCGGCGAAGGTGTGGAAGTTGCCCAGGGTGCGCTTGAGTTCCGGTTTGTAGCCCAGTTCGGCGAGCGAGGCGTCGTCGTGTTCCTGAGAATCGCCGGTCACTCGAACCACCTCTGCGGCCGCGGCGCCGTATTCCGCCAGATGTGCTTGGCCTCCTGATACTCCGCCAGCCCCGCCGGACCCAGCTCCCGCCCCACACCCGACTGCTTCATCCCGCCCCATTCCGCCTGCGGTACGTACGGGTGGAAGTCGTTGATCCAGACCGTGCCCGCGCGCAGCCGTCCCGCCACCCGGTGGGCCCGCTCCGCGTCCTGCGTCCAGACCGCCCCCGCCAGGCCGTAGACCGTGTCATTGGCGAGCGAGACCGCCTCGTCCTCGTCGCGGAACCGCTCCACGGTCAGCACCGGGCCGAACGATTCGTCGCGGACCACGGACATGTCCGGCGTGCACTCGTCCAGCACCGTCGGCAGATAGTAGAAACCGTCCGCCAGCGCCGGATCGTCCGGCGCCGCACCGCCGCAGAGCAGTACGGCGCCCTCCTCCAGCCCGCCCGCCACATACGCCGCCACCTTCGCGCGGTGCGCGGCCGAGATCAGCGGACCGGTCCGCGCGGCCTCGTCGAAGGGCCCGCCGAGCCGGATCCGCTGCGCCCGCGCGACCAGTTCGTCGACGAACGCATCGTGCAGATCGTTCTGGACGAGCAGCCGGGCGCCCGCCGAGCAGACCTGGCCGGAGTGCAGGAACACCGCCATCAGCGCATAGTCCACGGCGGTGTCGAAATCGGCGTCCGCGAAGACGATGTTCGGGTTCTTGCCGCCCAGCTCCAGGGCGATCTTCTTCACCGTGGGCGCGGCCGCGGCCATGATCCGCCGGCCGGTCACCAGCCCGCCGGTGAACGAGACCATGTCCACCCGCATGTCCTCGGTCAGCGGCGCGCCCACCAACGGGCCGGTGCCCAGCACCAGATTGGCCACCCCGTCCGGCAGCCCCGCCTCCTTCAGCAGCCGCATCAGATGGACGGCGGTGTGCGGGGTCAGCTCGCTCGGCTTCAGTACGAAGGTGTTGCCGGCGACCAGGGCCGGCGCGACCTTCCAGGCCGTCTGGAGGAGCGGGTAGTTCCACGGGGTGATCAGCGCACAGACGCCGACCGGCTCGTGCCGCACCGTGCTGTCCGTCTCCGGCGCGCCCGTGTCCACGACCCGGTCCGTCCCGCCCGCCGCCCCCAGATTGCCGAAGTAGCGGAAGCAGTTGGCGATGTCGTCCATGTCGTACGCGCTCTCCACCAGCCGCTTCCCGGTGTCCAGGGACTCCGCCCTGGCCAGCGCGTCCTTGTCGCGCTCCAGCAGCTCGGCGACCCGCAGCACCAGCCGGCCCCGCTCGGCGGCCGGGGTCCGCGGCCAGGGCCCGTCGTCGAAGGCCGTCCGGGCGGCGGCCACCGCCGCTGCCGCGTCCTTGGGCCCGCCCTCGTCCACGGTCGCCACCAGCGTGCCGTCCGCCGGACAGCGGATCTCCCGCACCTGCCCGTCGGCCGCTGCGGTCCACTGACCGTCGATGAACAGCTCGGGCATGGTCGTGCCTCCGGTTTCCGGTTACGTACGGTGGCGGTCGTTGCACCGAGCGTATGGCGAGGGTTGTCGGTCCGCACGGCATGCGGGGCCGCGGGCGTGGGACCGGCGGCCGGGCGGGACAATCGGGGCATGCCCGAACACCGTCGGCCCGCCGCCCACCCCGTCCCCGATGCCGCGGCCTATCTGGCGGGCCGCTGGCGCATCGTGCGTACCGTCCGCGATCTGCGGTCCGGTGCCGAGGGACGCTTCCGCGGTACGGCGCACTTCCGGCCCGATCCGTCCGGGGCCGGGCTGCTGCATTGCGAAGAGGGCGAGCTGACCTGGGACGGAGCCGTCCACCCGGCGAGCCGTACGCTGCGCCTGATCCCGCTGCCCGACGGCACCGCCGAGGTCCGCTTCGCCGACGGCCGCCCCTTCCACGACCTCGATCTGCGCAGCGGCCGCTGGCGGGCCGTCCACCCCTGCGCCGCGGACCGCTATCAGGGCACCTTCACCGCCGTCGCGGCCGACGAGTGGCGGCTGGAATGGCGGGTCGGCGGACCCGCCAAGGACCAGCTGCTGCGGTCCGTCTACCGGCGCGCGGACACCGGATGAGGCTCCCTGCGCCCTGACCGCCCACTTACGCCCCGCCCACTTACGCCCCGCCCGCCTACGCCCCGCCCGCCTACGCCCCGCCCGCCCGCCTACGCCTTGACCGCCCGCACCGCGAACAGCAGCGGCACGATCGGCTCCGCCTCCGGCAGCCGCCACCAGCCGTTGTCGCCGGGCACCATCGCCGCGAACCGCTTCCAGGGCAGCAGCTCCGTCTCCCGTACCCGCTCGATCCGCAGACCGGCGGCGGCCACCGCGGAGAGCACCTCGCCCAGCCCGTGCCGCCACTCGAAACTGGTCGTCGCGCCCCGCACCGGCGGCCCGTCGGTGTAGGTGTGCGGCGTATCGCTGCGGATCGGCCCGCGGCCCGCCAGATAGTCGTGCCGCAGCAGCAGCTCCTCGCCGTCCGGGCCGGGCGTCGGCCCCAGCGCATGCAGCAGCGGATGGAACTCCACCAGATACAGCACCCCGCCCGGCCGCAGCAGCGCGGCGACCGTCTCGGCCCAGGGCGCCAGATCCGGCAGGTAGCAGAGCGCGCCCTTGCCCGTATAGACGACGTCGAAACGGCGCCCGCCCAGGGCCCCCACCGCGTCATGGACATCCGCCTCGACGAACTCCACCGCCCGGCCCGCCTCCCGCGCCAGCCGCCGGGCCTCCGCCACCGACACCGCCGAAAAGTCCAGGCCCACCGTGTGCGCCGCGCCCCGCTCCGCGAAGGCGGCCGTCTCGGTGCCCAGATGGCACTGCAGATGCAGGACGTCCCGCCCCGCAAGCTCGCCGAGATCGGCCCACTCGAACGGTGCGAACCAGTCCTCCGCCGTCCGCGAACCGTCCAGGCCGTAGAACCGGCTGGCCACATGCACGGGCGTCCGCGCATCCCAGTTCGCCCGATTGGCCCGCAACATTTCCGCCACGCCCGGCGCCGTCCCGCTCTGCTCAGTGGTCATCCACCCCACCTACCCACCCGCCGGCCGGGCCCGAACGCCGCGTCCGATTTCCGCCAGCACCGCTCCGGTGGCTGCCGCACAGTGGAAGAGTGATGAGCGAAGGCAGCAAATACGAGGCGGTGTGCAGCCGCGACGCGCGGTTCGACGGCGACTTCTTCTTCGCCGTGACGACGACCGGGATCTACTGCCGTCCCAGCTGCCCGGCCACCACACCCAAACCGCAGAACGTCCGCTTCTTCCCCACCGCGGCCGCCGCCCAGGGCACCGGCTTCCGGGCCTGCCGCCGCTGCCGCCCCGACGCCGTGCCAGGCTCCGCCGCATGGAACGTCCGCGCCGATATGGTCGGCCGCGCCATGCGGCTGATCGGCGACGGCGTCGTCGACCGCGAGGGCGTCGCCGGACTCGCCCGCCGCCTGGGCTACAGCGCCCGCCAGGTCCAGCGCCAGCTCAACGCCGAGCTCGGCGCCGGCCCGGTGGCCCTCGCCCGCGCCCAGCGCTCCCACACCGCGCGGATACTGCTCCAGACCACGCCGCTGCCGATCGCCGAGATCGCCTTCGCCGCCGGATTCGCCAGCGTGCGGCAGTTCAACGACACCATCCGCGAGATCTACGCCCTGACGCCCACCCAGCTGCGCGCCGCCCGCCCCGGCAAGGCCACCCGGTTCGGTCCGGTGGCCCAGCCCGCCGGCGCCGGCGGCATACCGCTGCGCCTCGCCTTCCGCGGGCCGTACGCCGCGGCCGAGGTCTTCGACTACCTCCAGCGGCGCGCCCTGACCGGCGTCGAGGAAATCCTCGGTGCGCGCGGCGCCCGCACCTACCGCCGCACCCTGCGCCTGCCCGGCGGCTCCGGCATCGCGGAGGTCGACGAACGACCGGGCGGCCGCGCGGACGGCAGCGGCGGCGGCTGGCTGGAATGCCGGCTGCACCTGAGCGAACTGCGCGATCTGACCACCGCCACCCAGCGCATGCGCCGCCTGCTCGACCTGGACGCCGATCCGTACGCGGTCGCCGACCACCTCGGCCAGGACCCGCTGCTCGCCGCGCTCGTCGCCCGGCGCCGCGGACTGCGCTCCCCGGGCACCTGCGACGGCCACGAGCTGGCCGTACGCGCCGTCCTCGGCCAGCAGGTATCGGTGCCCGCCGGCCGCAAGCTCGGCACCGCCGCCGTCGCCGCCTACGGAGAGCCGCTCGCCGAGCCCAGCGGCGGCCTGACCCACCTCTTCCCCGCCGTCGAGGACCTCGCCGGGGCCTCCCTGGCGGCGCTCGGCATGCCCGACTCCCGCCGCGCCACCCTGCGCACCCTCGCCGCCGCGCTCGCCGACGGCACCGTCCCGCTGGACGCCGGAGCCGACCGCGACCAGGCCGAGAAGGAGCTGCTCAACCTGCGCGGCATCGGCCCCTGGACGGCCGGCTACATCCGGATGCGCGCCCTCGGCGACCCGGACGTGCTGCTGGAGGGCGATGTCGCGGTGCTCGCTGGGATGCGCAACTCCGGTGCCACCATGGCCGATTCGGACGCCTGGCGGCCCTGGCGCTCCTACGCCATGCACTACTTCTGGAACGCCAAGGCCCAGCCCCCGGCCCCCGCCCCGGTAGCGCCCTGAGCGGAAATGCGACGTCCGAATTCCGCCAGCAACCGTCCCGGCGACGGCGCACCATGGGACATATCAACGGCACAACGGAAGGAACGGACCGATGACGGTCTACACCACCCTCGACAGCCCGCTGGGCGAACTGCTCCTGGTCGGCGAGAAGTCGGCCACCGCCCCCGGCGGCACCGCGCTCGCCTCGCTCTCCCTCCCCGGCCAGAAGGGCGGCGCCACCGTCCAGGACGACTGGACGCACGACGCGGACGCGTTCACGGAGATCGCCGCCCAGCTCGGCGCCTACTTCGCCGGTGAGCGCACCGGCTTCGACATCGCCTACGTCACCAGCGGCACCGACTTCCAGCAGCGGGTATGGACCGCGCTGGACGACATCCCGTACGGCAAGACCTTCAGCTACGGCGAGATCGCCGCGCAGATCGGCGCCTCGCGCGCCGCGGTGCGCGCGGTCGGCACGGCCATCGGGCGCAACCCGCTGCTCGTCGTCCGCCCCTGCCACCGCGTGATCGGCGCCAACGGCTCCCTGACCGGCTACGCCGGCGGCCTCGAACGCAAGCAGCAGCTCCTCGCGCTCGAAGGCATCACC is a genomic window of Streptomyces gilvosporeus containing:
- a CDS encoding aldehyde dehydrogenase family protein; this translates as MPELFIDGQWTAAADGQVREIRCPADGTLVATVDEGGPKDAAAAVAAARTAFDDGPWPRTPAAERGRLVLRVAELLERDKDALARAESLDTGKRLVESAYDMDDIANCFRYFGNLGAAGGTDRVVDTGAPETDSTVRHEPVGVCALITPWNYPLLQTAWKVAPALVAGNTFVLKPSELTPHTAVHLMRLLKEAGLPDGVANLVLGTGPLVGAPLTEDMRVDMVSFTGGLVTGRRIMAAAAPTVKKIALELGGKNPNIVFADADFDTAVDYALMAVFLHSGQVCSAGARLLVQNDLHDAFVDELVARAQRIRLGGPFDEAARTGPLISAAHRAKVAAYVAGGLEEGAVLLCGGAAPDDPALADGFYYLPTVLDECTPDMSVVRDESFGPVLTVERFRDEDEAVSLANDTVYGLAGAVWTQDAERAHRVAGRLRAGTVWINDFHPYVPQAEWGGMKQSGVGRELGPAGLAEYQEAKHIWRNTAPRPQRWFE
- a CDS encoding AlkA N-terminal domain-containing protein, with the protein product MSEGSKYEAVCSRDARFDGDFFFAVTTTGIYCRPSCPATTPKPQNVRFFPTAAAAQGTGFRACRRCRPDAVPGSAAWNVRADMVGRAMRLIGDGVVDREGVAGLARRLGYSARQVQRQLNAELGAGPVALARAQRSHTARILLQTTPLPIAEIAFAAGFASVRQFNDTIREIYALTPTQLRAARPGKATRFGPVAQPAGAGGIPLRLAFRGPYAAAEVFDYLQRRALTGVEEILGARGARTYRRTLRLPGGSGIAEVDERPGGRADGSGGGWLECRLHLSELRDLTTATQRMRRLLDLDADPYAVADHLGQDPLLAALVARRRGLRSPGTCDGHELAVRAVLGQQVSVPAGRKLGTAAVAAYGEPLAEPSGGLTHLFPAVEDLAGASLAALGMPDSRRATLRTLAAALADGTVPLDAGADRDQAEKELLNLRGIGPWTAGYIRMRALGDPDVLLEGDVAVLAGMRNSGATMADSDAWRPWRSYAMHYFWNAKAQPPAPAPVAP
- a CDS encoding APC family permease, with the protein product MTGDSQEHDDASLAELGYKPELKRTLGNFHTFAAGISYISILTGTFQLFYFGVSHGGPAYWWSWPMVFLGQLMVALCFCELAARYPVAGSIYNWAKQLGGPHVGWLGGWMMLTASMVSLSAVALAYQVTLPQISSWFQFIGNGTGKTDAAANAVLLGTVLVAFTTLINAFGVKLMARINSAGVAIELIAAIVLIVLLAAHLTRSPAAALTQTFGLGAGQNLGYLGAFLTASLASAYVMYGFDTASSLGEESKDPGRNAPRAILRALVASFLIGGLILLFALLAVPDLHAKELSVDGLQYVVLSTLGSTVGQIVLWCVVIAITVCELAVHTASIRLAYAMARDNNLPASSLLAKVSPRFQTPVLPAVIIGLVAVAILLINVNQPQIFSVITSIAIIMIYLAYLLVTLPMLVQRLRGRWRPVEGKFSLGRFGLPVNILAVLWGAAMSLNLAWPRAAVYNATGPQHWYLRWGAFLFIGVVAVGGFAYYWFVQRKRTGVLATHAAVTPDGPPPPTS
- a CDS encoding DUF6314 family protein — translated: MPEHRRPAAHPVPDAAAYLAGRWRIVRTVRDLRSGAEGRFRGTAHFRPDPSGAGLLHCEEGELTWDGAVHPASRTLRLIPLPDGTAEVRFADGRPFHDLDLRSGRWRAVHPCAADRYQGTFTAVAADEWRLEWRVGGPAKDQLLRSVYRRADTG
- a CDS encoding methylated-DNA--[protein]-cysteine S-methyltransferase, with amino-acid sequence MTVYTTLDSPLGELLLVGEKSATAPGGTALASLSLPGQKGGATVQDDWTHDADAFTEIAAQLGAYFAGERTGFDIAYVTSGTDFQQRVWTALDDIPYGKTFSYGEIAAQIGASRAAVRAVGTAIGRNPLLVVRPCHRVIGANGSLTGYAGGLERKQQLLALEGITPAA
- a CDS encoding class I SAM-dependent methyltransferase, which gives rise to MTTEQSGTAPGVAEMLRANRANWDARTPVHVASRFYGLDGSRTAEDWFAPFEWADLGELAGRDVLHLQCHLGTETAAFAERGAAHTVGLDFSAVSVAEARRLAREAGRAVEFVEADVHDAVGALGGRRFDVVYTGKGALCYLPDLAPWAETVAALLRPGGVLYLVEFHPLLHALGPTPGPDGEELLLRHDYLAGRGPIRSDTPHTYTDGPPVRGATTSFEWRHGLGEVLSAVAAAGLRIERVRETELLPWKRFAAMVPGDNGWWRLPEAEPIVPLLFAVRAVKA